The Neochlamydia sp. S13 genome has a segment encoding these proteins:
- a CDS encoding transposase — MFSQPLPFIKEYLNQLEVALKQENPHNNLSKIQWCWLAFCLMGILVTNSICWAKFERAGLNSYKKMALSAMFRRAKIAWNRLLICSVRAVLRKHGITEGVLVIDDKDHSRSKNAEKLHHLHKIRDKKTSGYFCGQNIVFLQLVTKKFCIPVSFAFYSPDPVLTRWQQEVRKLKKLGISKKDRPKEPKRSIEYPKKYTLALQLLKNFACEFPAFKVTCVLADALYGNSLFVDGVEGIWPGVQIITQLRKNQKVMRGKKSLSCQEFFEAYKGWNQEIFIRGDKKNVVQAGGARLYVPSHHKKRLVIALKYEGENEYRYLMAANLSWNMKDVMQGYTLRWLVEVFIEDWSSHCGFCSLAKQCGVEGSERPLILSLLFDHCFLFHLSQTNFIKNKLPLATLGSLVEKSRVDALCQVVREIVEHENSKELFRDFEKTLDEIFVLRPSRKHLNAVQENVTFESSRKVA, encoded by the coding sequence ATGTTTTCCCAACCGCTTCCCTTTATTAAAGAATATCTAAATCAACTTGAAGTTGCTCTCAAGCAAGAAAATCCTCATAATAATTTATCCAAAATTCAATGGTGTTGGCTAGCCTTTTGTTTGATGGGAATATTAGTTACTAATTCAATCTGTTGGGCAAAATTTGAAAGGGCTGGGCTTAATAGCTATAAAAAGATGGCTTTATCGGCCATGTTTAGACGTGCTAAGATTGCTTGGAATAGGCTGCTAATTTGTAGTGTTCGCGCGGTCCTGCGTAAACATGGCATCACAGAAGGTGTTCTTGTTATCGATGATAAAGATCACAGTCGATCAAAAAATGCTGAGAAGTTGCATCATTTACATAAAATCCGTGATAAAAAAACTAGTGGTTATTTTTGTGGTCAAAATATAGTATTTCTTCAGCTAGTGACTAAAAAATTTTGCATTCCCGTCTCCTTTGCCTTTTATTCTCCTGATCCCGTACTCACAAGATGGCAACAGGAAGTGAGGAAGCTAAAAAAGTTGGGAATTTCTAAAAAAGACCGTCCAAAAGAGCCTAAAAGGTCAATAGAATATCCAAAAAAGTATACACTAGCTTTACAATTACTTAAAAATTTTGCCTGTGAATTTCCTGCTTTTAAGGTCACTTGTGTACTGGCTGATGCTCTTTACGGCAACAGCTTGTTTGTAGATGGAGTAGAAGGTATCTGGCCTGGAGTGCAAATCATTACTCAACTTAGAAAGAATCAAAAAGTCATGCGAGGTAAAAAGTCTCTCTCATGCCAAGAATTCTTTGAAGCCTACAAAGGCTGGAATCAGGAAATTTTCATTCGCGGTGATAAAAAAAATGTGGTGCAAGCCGGGGGAGCAAGGTTATATGTTCCTTCTCATCATAAAAAACGCTTGGTAATAGCCCTTAAATATGAGGGCGAAAATGAGTATCGCTATCTTATGGCTGCAAATCTTTCATGGAATATGAAAGATGTGATGCAAGGATATACTTTGAGATGGTTAGTAGAGGTTTTTATTGAAGATTGGAGTAGTCATTGTGGGTTTTGCAGTTTGGCCAAACAGTGCGGCGTTGAGGGATCAGAGCGACCTTTGATTCTAAGCCTGCTGTTTGACCACTGCTTTCTTTTTCATTTGTCTCAAACAAATTTCATTAAGAACAAACTCCCTTTAGCAACCTTGGGGAGCCTAGTAGAGAAGTCTAGAGTGGATGCTTTGTGTCAGGTGGTAAGAGAAATTGTTGAGCAT